Part of the Halomarina litorea genome is shown below.
TCCCGGAGGCCGTCCTCCAGTTGTTCGCGGGTGCTCGGTGTGGAGACACCGGTGTCGACGAGCGTCGTCACCTCCCCTTCCAGCAGGTAGGCGTTGTTCAGCCCCTCGAACGCCGTGTTGCCGAGGCTGATGGCCTTCACGCGCACACACCCCCGTGGCCCGCGCGGGTCGTCCGACCAGCGCCGCCGGCGACGCCCGGCGTCGCACCGACCGTGTCGCCCGTCGAGAGGGATGTGTCGGCTCCGTCGAGGGTGTGGAGGGGTTCGTCGTTCCGGAGGACGTTGATGTGCGGGCGGAGGCGGCCCTCGGCGTCGAACAGGAGGCCGTGGAGGTTCGGGAACTCGTCTGCGACCGACGAGAGCGCCTCGCCGACGGTCGCTCCCTCCGGCATGTCACGAACGATGTGT
Proteins encoded:
- a CDS encoding ubiquitin-like small modifier protein 1 produces the protein MRVDFEFYATLRECVGERHIVRDMPEGATVGEALSSVADEFPNLHGLLFDAEGRLRPHINVLRNDEPLHTLDGADTSLSTGDTVGATPGVAGGAGRTTRAGHGGVCA